The genome window GGGTGGCCCGGATATTCCGGTGCTCGAAACGCTGCTGCAACGCCATCGCCCGCGGTGTCTGTTCATCAATTGCCTGTACCACAACCCCACCGGTACCAGCCTGTGCCGTGCGATAGCCGAGCGGCTGCTGCAACTGGCGCGTAGCGAAGACTTCCTGATCATTGAAGAGGACGTCTACGGCGACTTGCAGCACGCCAGTTGCACGCGCCTGTCGGCGTTACCCCACGATGGCCGGGTGATCTATGTCTCGAGTTTTTCCAAGACCCTCAGCAGTGCGTTGCGCGTGGGTTACGTCAGTGCCGGCGCGGCGATCATTGCGCAAATGGCCAGCCTCAAGACGCTGACCGGCATCGGCACCTCGCGTTTTGCCGAAGCGGTGGTCGCCACGCTGCTGACCAATGGCACCTACCGCAAGTGGGTGCAGCGCCTGCGCAAGCGCTTGAACACGCAAATGGCCGCGACCCTGCAGGTGCTGGAGGATGAAGAGTGGGAAGTGTTTGCTGTGCCCGCCGGCGGTATGTTTGTGTGGGCGCGGCCTGGCATAGGCGATCGCTCACGGTTGCAGGCCTGTGCCCGGCGACTCGGCGTGTTGTTGTCGCCCGGCGCGCTATTTAACCCAAAAGGTGAAGCCAGTGACTGGCTGCGCATCAATGTGGCCTATGCTGATGATCAGCGCGCGCTGGCGTTGTTCCGCGCCATGGGGCCTGCAGGATCGACCTCGACCATTCTGAAAACGACGAGCATGTAGCTTTTTGCCATTATTGTGGCGCCAACGTCTTGTGCCGGT of Pseudomonas fluorescens contains these proteins:
- a CDS encoding aminotransferase-like domain-containing protein; its protein translation is MDLGIDRQALVPVVQQIVSAVAQWIRQSGASPGTRLPSIRQVALDNLLSQSSVVEAFERMVAQGLLASRHGSGFVVAQPPVSLERQWYEGAELTWGAFVEGPLGELKLGCGWLPDAWRESDDLCYALREISRTDTAGLFNYSTPLGLPALREQLLKRLTQIKVATHLDCILTTHGAGHAQDLLIRTLLKAGDTVVVETPGYANLYRQLERHGVTLLEVPRTVGGPDIPVLETLLQRHRPRCLFINCLYHNPTGTSLCRAIAERLLQLARSEDFLIIEEDVYGDLQHASCTRLSALPHDGRVIYVSSFSKTLSSALRVGYVSAGAAIIAQMASLKTLTGIGTSRFAEAVVATLLTNGTYRKWVQRLRKRLNTQMAATLQVLEDEEWEVFAVPAGGMFVWARPGIGDRSRLQACARRLGVLLSPGALFNPKGEASDWLRINVAYADDQRALALFRAMGPAGSTSTILKTTSM